The Sebastes umbrosus isolate fSebUmb1 chromosome 19, fSebUmb1.pri, whole genome shotgun sequence genome has a segment encoding these proteins:
- the zmiz2 gene encoding zinc finger MIZ domain-containing protein 2 isoform X2, producing the protein MNPLNSMKPSLPPNPQSDGPFLNDPVSWQPGTNQHPGSLSVVTTVWGVTNPTHSQVFCAPMGPGESSGGHMMPGGSPGMGPGMGSQFMGQQSYGDAVSKGYGQPVMYGRPSAGYNPASAYGGSYSGNSGGAGMGVRPPSDFTQAAAAAVAAAAATATATATATVAAIQEKQNQELSYGQMGGASSYSTQFLSHAGPRGPPGMVSSRPGPPPSSGGLYPTHPAQAQKMPQHGGYPGPQQGLKRPFHSEGFPVQQYGSGGMSGYPTQPLQYPPGPQQRCAPSPSYPSSRMPLMGQYTSGSHNPGQFPPGAGQPNPPQYYKSEPFNGQGSLPSGGAGGYNAFTQAAVNGPGRGGVMPGYPSSPMGGNPTPPMTPGTSIPPYLSPGQDTKPPYLPPDTKPNINPQQVSTGNPSDDLRLTFPVRDGVVLEPFRLEHNLAVSNHAFQLRDSVYKTLMLRPDLELQFKCYHHEDRQMNTNWPASVQVSVNATPLCIERGDNKTSHKPLYLKPVCQPGRNTVQITVTACCCSHLFVLQLVHRPSVRSVLQGLMKKRLLPAEHCITKIKRNFSSGTIPGTPGLNGEDGVEQTAIKVSLKCPITFRRIQLPARGHDCRHIQCFDLESYLQLNCERGTWRCPVCNKTALLEGLEVDQYMLGILVYIQNSDYEEITIDPVCGWRPVPVKPDLHIKEEPDGPVLKRCRTVSPSHMVLPNVMEMIAALGPASSPYHSLTAGGRNTPDYNRPGSQGFSSGAGFTDFPNTPGTPTLGEYSSSGPPLPYQPEQTSHSGRIEHAHNILQQHGSGGIHGNPSLGDAGSPLPQRNVNAQNSRLQSEGAFGLGGPGAPGGEGADHALDLLPELTNPDELLSYLGPPDLPNNSSDDLLSLFENN; encoded by the exons ATGAACCCCCTCAACTCCATGAAACCTTCCCTGCCTCCCAATCCacaaag TGACGGCCCCTTCCTGAATGACCCAGTCTCCTGGCAACCAGGCACCAATCAGCACCCAGGATCTCTCTCTGTAGTAACCACAGTGTGGGGCGTGACCAATCCCACACACAGCCAG GTGTTCTGTGCACCCATGGGTCCCGGTGAGAGCTCTGGCGGTCACATGATGCCCGGTGGCAGCCCCGGTATGGGTCCTGGGATGGGCTCCCAGTTCATGGGCCAGCAGTCGTACGGAGACGCCGTCTCTAAAGGCTACGGACAGCCGGTCATGTACGGACGTCCCAGCGCTGGTTACAACCCGGCCTCAGCCTACGGTGGAAG TTACTCCGGTAACAGTGGAGGCGCCGGTATGGGCGTCCGTCCTCCCTCGGACTTCACTCAGGCTGCTGCCGCCGCtgtcgccgccgccgccgccacggCGACTGCCACCGCTACGGCAACTGTTGCGGCAATACAGGAGAAACAGAACCAGGAGCTGAGCTATGGCCAG ATGGGTGGAGCATCCTCCTACAGCACCCAGTTCCTGTCTCACGCGGGCCCCCGCGGCCCTCCAGGGATGGTCTCTTCCAGGCCCGGACCTCCACCCTCCAGCGGAGGCCTGTACCCGACTCACCCGGCCCAGGCTCAGAAGATGCCCCAGCACGGAGGCTACCCCGGTCCACAGCAGGGCCTCAAACGCCCTTTTCATTCAGAG GGTTTTCCGGTGCAGCAGTACGGCTCCGGTGGGATGTCGGGGTACCCCACCCAGCCTCTGCAGTACCCCCCCGGTCCACAGCAGCGATGTGCCCCCTCACCCTCTTACCCCTCCAGTCGGATGCCTCTCATGGGGCAGTACACATCTGGATCACACAACCCGGGACAGTTCCCCCCCGGAGCCGGTCAGCCCAATCCACCCCAGTATTATAAG TCGGAGCCGTTCAACGGTCAGGGCAGCCTGCCATCTGGAGGAGCCGGAGGATACAACGCCTTCACACAGGCTGCAGTCAACGGG CCAGGTCGGGGTGGCGTGATGCCCGGATATCCCAGCTCGCCGATGGGAGGGAATCCCACGCCTCCAATGACACCCGGGACGTCCATACCTCCCTACCTGTCGCCGGGCCAGGACACAAAACCCCCGTACCTCCCGCCGGACACCAAACCTAACATCAACCCCCAGCAGGTCTCTACAG GTAACCCGAGTGACGACCTGCGTCTGACGTTCCCGGTACGAGACGGCGTCGTGTTGGAGCCATTCAGACTGGAGCACAACCTCGCCGTCAGTAACCACGCCTTCCAGCTGAGAGACTCCGTCTACAAAACACTCATGTTGAG GCCGGACCTGGAGCTGCAGTTTAAGTGTTACCACCACGAGGACCGACAGATGAACACTAACTGGCCGGCCTCTGTACAA GTGAGTGTCAATGCAACTCCTCTGTGCATTGAAAGAGGGGACAACAAAACCTCCCACAAGCCCTTGTACCTGAAGCCGGTGTGTCAGCCGGGACGTAACACCGTACAGATCACGGTCACCGCCTGCTGCTGT TCCCACCTGTTTGTGTTACAGTTGGTCCACCGGCCGTCTGTCCGGTCCGTCCTGCAGGGTTTGATGAAGAAGAGACTCCTGCCGGCCGAGCACTGCATCACTAAGA TCAAGAGAAACTTCAGTAGTGGAACGATCCCCGGGACCCCCGGTCTGAACGGAGAGGACGGCGTGGAGCAGACGGCCATCAAAGTTTCCCTCAAATGCCCGATCACATTCAGACGGATCCAGCTGCCAGCCAGAGGTCACGACTGCAGACACATACAG TGCTTCGACCTGGAGTCCTATTTGCAGCTTAATTGTGAACGAGGGACCTGGAGATGTCCTGTGTGCAA TAAAACAGCTTTGCTAGAGGGGCTGGAGGTGGACCAGTACATGCTCGGGATTCTGGTATACATCCAGAA TTCTGACTACGAGGAGATCACCATAGACCCGGTGTGTGGGTGGAGGCCGGTGCCCGTCAAACCAGACCTGCACATAAAGGAGGAGCCCGACGGTCCGGTGCTGAAACGCTGCCGGACGGTCAGCCCGAGTCACATGGTGCTGCCCAACGTGATGGAGATGATCGCCGCTCTGGGCCCGGCGTCGTCCCCCTACCACAGTCTGACTGCAGGCGGCAGGAACACCCCCGACTACAATAGGCCAG GGAGCCAGGGATTCTCCAGCGGAGCAGGATTCACAGACTTCCCCAACACTCCCGGCACTCCGACGCTCGGAGAGTACTCCTCCTCTGGACCTCCACTCCCATACCAGCCCGAGCAG ACGTCTCATTCTGGACGAATCGAACACGCCCATAACATCCTCCAGCAGCACGGTTCAGGTGGAATTCACGGGAACCCGAGTCTCGGCGACGCCGGCAGTCCGCTGCCGCAGCGAAACGTGAACGCCCAGAATTCCCGGCTGCAGAGCGAAGGCGCCTTCGGTCTGGGAGGCCCCGGAGCGCCTGGAGGAGAGGGCGCCGATCATGCACTAGAT CTTCTTCCCGAGCTGACCAACCCGGACGAGCTGCTGTCCTACCTGGGCCCCCCCGACCTGCCCAACAACAGCAGTGACGACCTGCTGTCTCTGTTCGAGAACAACTGA
- the zmiz2 gene encoding zinc finger MIZ domain-containing protein 2 isoform X1 — MNPLNSMKPSLPPNPQSSDGPFLNDPVSWQPGTNQHPGSLSVVTTVWGVTNPTHSQVFCAPMGPGESSGGHMMPGGSPGMGPGMGSQFMGQQSYGDAVSKGYGQPVMYGRPSAGYNPASAYGGSYSGNSGGAGMGVRPPSDFTQAAAAAVAAAAATATATATATVAAIQEKQNQELSYGQMGGASSYSTQFLSHAGPRGPPGMVSSRPGPPPSSGGLYPTHPAQAQKMPQHGGYPGPQQGLKRPFHSEGFPVQQYGSGGMSGYPTQPLQYPPGPQQRCAPSPSYPSSRMPLMGQYTSGSHNPGQFPPGAGQPNPPQYYKSEPFNGQGSLPSGGAGGYNAFTQAAVNGPGRGGVMPGYPSSPMGGNPTPPMTPGTSIPPYLSPGQDTKPPYLPPDTKPNINPQQVSTGNPSDDLRLTFPVRDGVVLEPFRLEHNLAVSNHAFQLRDSVYKTLMLRPDLELQFKCYHHEDRQMNTNWPASVQVSVNATPLCIERGDNKTSHKPLYLKPVCQPGRNTVQITVTACCCSHLFVLQLVHRPSVRSVLQGLMKKRLLPAEHCITKIKRNFSSGTIPGTPGLNGEDGVEQTAIKVSLKCPITFRRIQLPARGHDCRHIQCFDLESYLQLNCERGTWRCPVCNKTALLEGLEVDQYMLGILVYIQNSDYEEITIDPVCGWRPVPVKPDLHIKEEPDGPVLKRCRTVSPSHMVLPNVMEMIAALGPASSPYHSLTAGGRNTPDYNRPGSQGFSSGAGFTDFPNTPGTPTLGEYSSSGPPLPYQPEQTSHSGRIEHAHNILQQHGSGGIHGNPSLGDAGSPLPQRNVNAQNSRLQSEGAFGLGGPGAPGGEGADHALDLLPELTNPDELLSYLGPPDLPNNSSDDLLSLFENN; from the exons ATGAACCCCCTCAACTCCATGAAACCTTCCCTGCCTCCCAATCCacaaag CAGTGACGGCCCCTTCCTGAATGACCCAGTCTCCTGGCAACCAGGCACCAATCAGCACCCAGGATCTCTCTCTGTAGTAACCACAGTGTGGGGCGTGACCAATCCCACACACAGCCAG GTGTTCTGTGCACCCATGGGTCCCGGTGAGAGCTCTGGCGGTCACATGATGCCCGGTGGCAGCCCCGGTATGGGTCCTGGGATGGGCTCCCAGTTCATGGGCCAGCAGTCGTACGGAGACGCCGTCTCTAAAGGCTACGGACAGCCGGTCATGTACGGACGTCCCAGCGCTGGTTACAACCCGGCCTCAGCCTACGGTGGAAG TTACTCCGGTAACAGTGGAGGCGCCGGTATGGGCGTCCGTCCTCCCTCGGACTTCACTCAGGCTGCTGCCGCCGCtgtcgccgccgccgccgccacggCGACTGCCACCGCTACGGCAACTGTTGCGGCAATACAGGAGAAACAGAACCAGGAGCTGAGCTATGGCCAG ATGGGTGGAGCATCCTCCTACAGCACCCAGTTCCTGTCTCACGCGGGCCCCCGCGGCCCTCCAGGGATGGTCTCTTCCAGGCCCGGACCTCCACCCTCCAGCGGAGGCCTGTACCCGACTCACCCGGCCCAGGCTCAGAAGATGCCCCAGCACGGAGGCTACCCCGGTCCACAGCAGGGCCTCAAACGCCCTTTTCATTCAGAG GGTTTTCCGGTGCAGCAGTACGGCTCCGGTGGGATGTCGGGGTACCCCACCCAGCCTCTGCAGTACCCCCCCGGTCCACAGCAGCGATGTGCCCCCTCACCCTCTTACCCCTCCAGTCGGATGCCTCTCATGGGGCAGTACACATCTGGATCACACAACCCGGGACAGTTCCCCCCCGGAGCCGGTCAGCCCAATCCACCCCAGTATTATAAG TCGGAGCCGTTCAACGGTCAGGGCAGCCTGCCATCTGGAGGAGCCGGAGGATACAACGCCTTCACACAGGCTGCAGTCAACGGG CCAGGTCGGGGTGGCGTGATGCCCGGATATCCCAGCTCGCCGATGGGAGGGAATCCCACGCCTCCAATGACACCCGGGACGTCCATACCTCCCTACCTGTCGCCGGGCCAGGACACAAAACCCCCGTACCTCCCGCCGGACACCAAACCTAACATCAACCCCCAGCAGGTCTCTACAG GTAACCCGAGTGACGACCTGCGTCTGACGTTCCCGGTACGAGACGGCGTCGTGTTGGAGCCATTCAGACTGGAGCACAACCTCGCCGTCAGTAACCACGCCTTCCAGCTGAGAGACTCCGTCTACAAAACACTCATGTTGAG GCCGGACCTGGAGCTGCAGTTTAAGTGTTACCACCACGAGGACCGACAGATGAACACTAACTGGCCGGCCTCTGTACAA GTGAGTGTCAATGCAACTCCTCTGTGCATTGAAAGAGGGGACAACAAAACCTCCCACAAGCCCTTGTACCTGAAGCCGGTGTGTCAGCCGGGACGTAACACCGTACAGATCACGGTCACCGCCTGCTGCTGT TCCCACCTGTTTGTGTTACAGTTGGTCCACCGGCCGTCTGTCCGGTCCGTCCTGCAGGGTTTGATGAAGAAGAGACTCCTGCCGGCCGAGCACTGCATCACTAAGA TCAAGAGAAACTTCAGTAGTGGAACGATCCCCGGGACCCCCGGTCTGAACGGAGAGGACGGCGTGGAGCAGACGGCCATCAAAGTTTCCCTCAAATGCCCGATCACATTCAGACGGATCCAGCTGCCAGCCAGAGGTCACGACTGCAGACACATACAG TGCTTCGACCTGGAGTCCTATTTGCAGCTTAATTGTGAACGAGGGACCTGGAGATGTCCTGTGTGCAA TAAAACAGCTTTGCTAGAGGGGCTGGAGGTGGACCAGTACATGCTCGGGATTCTGGTATACATCCAGAA TTCTGACTACGAGGAGATCACCATAGACCCGGTGTGTGGGTGGAGGCCGGTGCCCGTCAAACCAGACCTGCACATAAAGGAGGAGCCCGACGGTCCGGTGCTGAAACGCTGCCGGACGGTCAGCCCGAGTCACATGGTGCTGCCCAACGTGATGGAGATGATCGCCGCTCTGGGCCCGGCGTCGTCCCCCTACCACAGTCTGACTGCAGGCGGCAGGAACACCCCCGACTACAATAGGCCAG GGAGCCAGGGATTCTCCAGCGGAGCAGGATTCACAGACTTCCCCAACACTCCCGGCACTCCGACGCTCGGAGAGTACTCCTCCTCTGGACCTCCACTCCCATACCAGCCCGAGCAG ACGTCTCATTCTGGACGAATCGAACACGCCCATAACATCCTCCAGCAGCACGGTTCAGGTGGAATTCACGGGAACCCGAGTCTCGGCGACGCCGGCAGTCCGCTGCCGCAGCGAAACGTGAACGCCCAGAATTCCCGGCTGCAGAGCGAAGGCGCCTTCGGTCTGGGAGGCCCCGGAGCGCCTGGAGGAGAGGGCGCCGATCATGCACTAGAT CTTCTTCCCGAGCTGACCAACCCGGACGAGCTGCTGTCCTACCTGGGCCCCCCCGACCTGCCCAACAACAGCAGTGACGACCTGCTGTCTCTGTTCGAGAACAACTGA